In Lysobacter lycopersici, a genomic segment contains:
- a CDS encoding TonB-dependent receptor plug domain-containing protein, with protein sequence MKSLRRHRLTTAVHVSLLLSALPVVAFAQDATTDTTTGQQARTLDTVTVTGTRIRRAEVEGQVPVQVLTREDIDRSGFTSVADIVQNLTASGSALNTKFNSSGNFGFPPDGGGVGAGAATVDLRNLGSKRVLVLVDGIRWVNESSASGVGSSVDLNTIPLSIIERIEVLEDGASAIYGSDAIGGVVNIITRRSIDGFALNLHYGEYDEGDGATYGADFGWGGRTDRADWFLGASYYKQDDISAADRDISQFPVPGTGLSNGSSATPYGRFVFQDPNTGQVYSITPNTGATDPTYTSGEPDCPATRSDDFHCFTTDDRFNFAPYNFLLTPSERKSVFGQVHYDFTPAVTGYLKVLYNQRHSVNQAAPEPIFLGTDAGVYNHWAETDLVIAANNPYNPFGFDLTTVGPNANLFLLGRRPVEGGPRVYEQDVDTWYVNGGLQGSFGSEHVYDWDVNFVHSESSADQTNYGSYNLKRINEALGDVNACLAIAGCVPLNLFGGPGTITPEMLAWIQPVVHDQSENKLTSFSANITGDLFTMPAGPASFAAGFEYRKYEGSYTPDPITVAGEYNGVPSGATSGSYDVNEAYAEFNIPLTRDSAFGKAFDVSLAGRYSDYSTFGGEFTGKAGFRWQIADELLVRGSFAEGFRAPSIGELYGTFSRFDATLQDPCSGAGATLPNCVADGVPAGYEQPNPQISVVTAGNRDLQPETSHSYMLGAVWSPTWGTNSSWSEKFDFGVTYYHHTIQDAIQAPDAQTILNRCVATLDAEACSHYTRNANGAINSFNDILDNLGTINTDGWDVDLGWTVPSQSWGQLRVDWRNTFVGKYDLTNEVGAKEPRSVGIETNDSAIPEWTSTLATQWHKSNWGVTWTMRHISSLTESCAGADGFPICDVSSTANTPSLNHLGSVTYHDLQVTWDTALFKGLQLIGGVNNLGDKDPPVCLSCSLNGYDASTYDLPGRFWYVRANLKF encoded by the coding sequence ATGAAGTCGTTGCGCCGCCACCGGCTGACCACGGCCGTCCATGTTTCGTTGCTGCTTTCCGCCCTGCCCGTCGTCGCATTCGCCCAGGACGCGACCACCGACACCACCACCGGCCAGCAGGCCAGGACCCTCGATACCGTCACCGTGACCGGCACGCGCATCCGCCGCGCCGAGGTCGAGGGGCAGGTGCCCGTCCAGGTCCTGACCCGCGAGGACATCGACCGCAGCGGCTTCACCTCCGTCGCGGACATCGTCCAGAACCTGACCGCCAGCGGCTCGGCGTTGAACACCAAGTTCAATTCCTCGGGCAACTTCGGCTTCCCGCCCGATGGCGGCGGCGTCGGCGCGGGCGCGGCCACGGTCGACCTGCGCAACCTCGGTTCCAAGCGCGTGCTGGTGCTGGTCGACGGCATCCGCTGGGTGAACGAATCCTCGGCCTCCGGGGTGGGTTCCTCGGTCGACCTCAACACCATCCCGCTGTCGATCATCGAGCGCATCGAAGTGCTGGAGGACGGCGCTTCGGCGATCTACGGCTCCGATGCCATCGGCGGCGTGGTCAACATCATCACCCGGCGCAGCATCGACGGCTTCGCCCTCAACCTGCATTACGGCGAGTACGACGAAGGCGATGGCGCGACCTACGGCGCCGACTTCGGCTGGGGCGGACGCACCGACCGCGCGGACTGGTTCCTCGGCGCCAGCTACTACAAGCAGGACGACATCTCCGCCGCGGACCGCGACATCTCGCAGTTCCCGGTGCCGGGCACCGGCCTGTCGAACGGCAGTTCGGCCACGCCCTACGGCCGCTTCGTGTTCCAGGATCCGAACACCGGGCAGGTGTACAGCATCACGCCCAATACCGGCGCCACCGACCCGACCTACACCAGCGGCGAACCGGATTGCCCGGCCACGCGCAGCGACGACTTCCACTGCTTCACGACCGACGACCGCTTCAACTTCGCGCCGTACAACTTCCTGCTCACGCCTTCCGAACGCAAGAGCGTGTTCGGGCAGGTCCACTACGACTTCACGCCGGCGGTCACCGGCTACCTCAAGGTGCTCTACAACCAGCGCCATTCGGTGAACCAGGCCGCGCCCGAACCGATCTTCCTCGGCACCGATGCGGGCGTGTACAACCACTGGGCCGAAACCGACCTGGTCATCGCCGCCAACAATCCCTATAACCCGTTCGGCTTCGACCTGACCACGGTCGGGCCGAACGCCAATCTGTTCCTGCTCGGCCGGCGCCCGGTCGAGGGCGGGCCGCGCGTGTACGAGCAGGACGTGGATACCTGGTATGTCAACGGCGGCCTGCAGGGCAGTTTCGGCAGCGAACACGTCTACGACTGGGACGTCAATTTCGTCCACAGCGAAAGCAGCGCCGACCAGACCAACTACGGCAGCTACAACCTCAAGCGCATCAACGAGGCGCTCGGCGACGTCAATGCCTGCCTCGCGATCGCCGGCTGCGTGCCGCTCAACCTGTTCGGCGGCCCGGGAACGATCACGCCGGAAATGCTGGCGTGGATCCAGCCGGTCGTGCACGACCAGAGCGAGAACAAGCTGACCTCGTTCTCGGCCAACATCACCGGCGACCTGTTCACGATGCCGGCGGGCCCGGCCTCGTTCGCGGCCGGCTTCGAATACCGCAAGTACGAAGGCAGCTACACGCCCGATCCGATCACCGTGGCCGGCGAATACAACGGCGTGCCGTCCGGCGCGACCAGCGGCAGCTACGACGTCAACGAGGCCTACGCGGAATTCAACATCCCGCTGACGCGCGATTCGGCGTTCGGCAAGGCCTTCGACGTGAGCCTCGCCGGCAGGTATTCGGACTATTCGACCTTCGGCGGCGAATTCACCGGCAAGGCCGGCTTCCGCTGGCAGATCGCCGACGAGCTGCTGGTCCGCGGTTCGTTCGCGGAAGGCTTCCGCGCGCCGTCGATCGGCGAGTTGTACGGCACCTTCAGCCGCTTCGACGCCACCTTGCAGGATCCCTGCTCCGGCGCCGGCGCGACCTTGCCGAACTGCGTGGCGGATGGCGTCCCGGCCGGCTACGAGCAGCCGAACCCGCAGATCTCCGTGGTCACCGCCGGCAACCGCGACCTGCAGCCGGAAACCAGCCACAGCTACATGCTCGGTGCGGTGTGGAGTCCCACGTGGGGCACGAACTCGTCGTGGTCGGAGAAATTCGACTTCGGCGTCACCTACTACCACCACACCATCCAGGACGCGATCCAGGCGCCGGACGCGCAGACCATCCTGAACCGTTGCGTCGCCACGCTTGACGCCGAGGCCTGCAGCCATTACACCCGCAACGCCAATGGCGCGATCAACAGCTTCAACGACATCCTCGACAACCTCGGCACGATCAACACCGATGGCTGGGACGTGGACCTGGGCTGGACGGTGCCGTCGCAGTCGTGGGGCCAATTGCGCGTCGACTGGCGCAACACCTTCGTCGGCAAGTACGACCTCACCAACGAAGTAGGCGCGAAGGAACCTCGCAGCGTTGGAATCGAAACCAACGACAGCGCGATCCCGGAGTGGACCTCCACGCTGGCCACGCAGTGGCACAAGAGCAACTGGGGCGTGACCTGGACCATGCGCCATATCAGCTCGCTGACCGAATCCTGCGCCGGCGCCGACGGATTCCCGATCTGCGACGTGAGCAGCACGGCCAACACGCCCAGCCTCAACCACCTCGGCTCGGTCACCTACCACGACCTCCAGGTGACCTGGGACACGGCGCTGTTCAAGGGCCTGCAACTGATCGGCGGCGTGAACAATCTCGGCGACAAGGATCCGCCGGTGTGCCTGAGCTGCTCGCTCAACGGCTACGACGCTTCGACCTACGATTTGCCGGGTCGTTTCTGGTACGTGCGGGCGAACCTGAAGTTCTGA
- a CDS encoding lytic transglycosylase domain-containing protein: MSLATPPLAAAMPGDAQVQAALQAAEAGQPYDPAAVASSPVAGWVEYASLRRNIDSLPPQRGQDFLARYRGQAVAEAFRQVWLPALARRQDWTSYLAAWSPAVQDTSLRCVALNARQALGQIDAGWTSDAQAIWRSSGKSLPPECDPVFALLAARGGLPPALRWERIDKAAGEWQPAVMRAAARGLPADEAALANDYASFFEAINERALNWPKTDRSRWMASQGLARLAKSVPVAAEAQLPKYAQALGFTDADRGRVLYQVALQSASSYEPEGARRLAAVPLSAYDDKLHELQVREAIARSDWAGALAAIRRMGDAQRSQARWTYFEARLSELTGDKAGAQALYAKAATKPEFHGFLAADRIDQPYTLCPLIPHDTPAAKDAVAQTPALIRALALYRIDRRGWAQREWDDALSRFSDDQRRIAVGLAEDAGWFDRGVFGLVNVGGKSYPDESRLYLLRFPMHHDATIRREAQRNGLDPAWVAGEIRSESVFDPKARSSANARGLMQLLPGTGAEVARKLGLPWGGADSLYDPDTNITLGSAYLRQLLDKYGKPYQTIAAYNAGPAPVARWTSQRPTMDPDFWIETISYKETREYVARVLAFSTIYDWRLNGNAAHLTDRMNGVASGKRIAFTCPLATPPKQ; this comes from the coding sequence ATGTCGCTGGCCACTCCGCCCCTCGCAGCCGCCATGCCGGGCGATGCGCAGGTGCAGGCCGCCCTGCAAGCAGCCGAGGCCGGCCAGCCCTACGACCCGGCAGCGGTGGCCTCGAGCCCGGTCGCGGGCTGGGTGGAATACGCTTCGCTGCGGCGCAACATTGATAGTCTCCCGCCGCAACGTGGCCAGGACTTCCTCGCCCGCTACCGCGGCCAGGCCGTGGCCGAGGCTTTCCGCCAGGTCTGGCTTCCGGCGCTGGCGCGCCGCCAGGACTGGACCAGCTACCTCGCCGCATGGTCGCCGGCGGTGCAGGACACCAGCCTGCGCTGCGTCGCGCTCAATGCGCGGCAGGCGCTCGGCCAGATCGATGCGGGCTGGACCAGCGACGCGCAGGCGATCTGGCGCAGCAGCGGCAAGTCGCTTCCCCCCGAGTGCGACCCCGTCTTCGCCCTGCTCGCCGCCCGCGGCGGATTGCCGCCGGCGTTGCGCTGGGAACGCATCGACAAGGCCGCCGGCGAATGGCAACCGGCGGTGATGCGCGCGGCTGCGCGCGGCCTGCCCGCGGACGAAGCCGCGCTGGCGAACGATTACGCGTCGTTCTTCGAAGCCATCAACGAACGCGCCTTGAACTGGCCGAAAACCGACCGCAGCCGATGGATGGCTTCGCAAGGGTTGGCGCGACTGGCGAAATCGGTGCCGGTCGCGGCCGAAGCGCAATTGCCGAAGTACGCGCAGGCACTGGGCTTCACCGATGCCGACCGCGGCCGCGTGCTGTACCAGGTCGCGTTGCAGTCGGCGTCGTCCTACGAACCCGAAGGCGCGCGCCGCCTCGCCGCGGTGCCGCTGTCCGCCTACGATGACAAGCTGCACGAACTGCAGGTTCGCGAGGCCATCGCGCGCAGCGATTGGGCCGGTGCGCTGGCCGCGATCCGGCGCATGGGCGACGCGCAGCGCAGCCAGGCGCGCTGGACCTATTTCGAAGCGCGATTGTCGGAACTCACCGGCGACAAGGCCGGCGCGCAAGCCTTGTATGCGAAAGCCGCGACCAAGCCGGAATTCCACGGCTTCCTCGCCGCCGACCGCATCGACCAGCCGTACACGCTGTGCCCGCTGATCCCGCACGACACGCCGGCGGCGAAGGATGCGGTCGCGCAAACGCCGGCACTCATTCGCGCACTCGCGCTGTACCGCATCGACCGCCGCGGCTGGGCGCAACGCGAATGGGACGACGCGCTGTCGCGCTTCAGCGACGACCAGCGCCGCATCGCGGTCGGTTTGGCCGAGGACGCGGGCTGGTTCGACCGCGGCGTGTTCGGCTTGGTCAACGTCGGCGGCAAGTCGTATCCGGACGAATCGCGTCTGTACCTGCTGCGTTTCCCCATGCACCACGACGCGACCATCCGCCGCGAAGCGCAACGCAACGGCCTCGACCCGGCCTGGGTCGCCGGCGAGATCCGCTCGGAAAGCGTGTTCGATCCGAAAGCGCGTTCCTCCGCAAACGCGCGCGGCCTGATGCAGCTGTTGCCCGGCACCGGTGCCGAGGTCGCGCGCAAGCTCGGCCTGCCCTGGGGCGGCGCCGACAGCCTCTACGACCCGGATACCAACATCACGCTCGGCAGCGCGTATCTGCGGCAGTTGCTCGACAAATACGGCAAGCCCTACCAGACCATCGCCGCCTACAACGCCGGACCGGCGCCGGTCGCGCGCTGGACTTCGCAACGCCCGACGATGGATCCGGATTTCTGGATCGAAACCATCAGCTACAAGGAAACCCGCGAGTACGTCGCGCGCGTACTCGCCTTCAGCACGATCTACGACTGGCGCCTCAACGGCAACGCCGCGCACCTCACCGATCGCATGAATGGCGTCGCGAGCGGCAAGCGCATCGCCTTCACCTGCCCGTTGGCGACGCCCCCAAAGCAATAG
- a CDS encoding multifunctional CCA addition/repair protein: MDTYLVGGAVRDRLLGLPAGDRDYVVVGATVEQMRAAGYRQVGRDFPVFLHPGTGEEYALARTERKSARGHTGFVVHADPSVTLEDDLRRRDFTINAIAQREDGSLVDPFDGARDIEARVLRHVGEAFVEDPLRVLRAARFMARLAPLGFSVAPETLALMRDMAKGGELAELAPERVWQELSKALRSKAPSAFLRTLRDANALVAVLPEVDALYGVPQRAEFHPEIDTGTHVELVCDMAATLAPGNDLVGFAALIHDLGKALTPEGELPRHVMHEQRGIAPVVALCERLRVPNEHRELAVIACREHLNVHRIDELKPATVHELFARCDGFRKPARIAQLATACEADARGRAGLDDSPYPQAGILRRLHAATLAVRSADVAAGLQGSAVGEALRKARIAAIANAR; this comes from the coding sequence ATGGACACCTACCTCGTCGGCGGCGCGGTGCGCGATCGATTGCTCGGCCTGCCCGCCGGCGATCGCGATTACGTCGTCGTCGGCGCGACCGTGGAACAGATGCGCGCTGCCGGTTACCGACAGGTGGGTCGCGATTTCCCGGTGTTCCTGCATCCCGGCACCGGCGAGGAGTACGCGCTGGCGCGCACCGAACGCAAATCCGCGCGCGGCCATACCGGTTTCGTGGTGCATGCCGATCCGTCGGTGACGCTGGAAGACGACTTGCGCCGCCGCGACTTCACCATCAACGCCATCGCGCAGCGCGAGGACGGTTCCCTGGTCGATCCCTTCGACGGCGCGCGCGACATCGAAGCGCGTGTGCTGCGCCACGTCGGCGAAGCCTTCGTCGAGGATCCGCTGCGGGTGTTGCGCGCGGCGCGGTTCATGGCGCGATTGGCGCCGCTGGGCTTCAGCGTCGCGCCGGAAACGCTGGCACTGATGCGCGACATGGCGAAGGGCGGCGAGCTCGCTGAACTCGCGCCCGAACGCGTCTGGCAGGAGTTGTCGAAAGCCTTGCGCAGCAAGGCGCCGTCGGCCTTCCTGCGCACCCTGCGCGATGCGAATGCGCTGGTCGCGGTGCTGCCGGAAGTCGATGCGCTTTACGGCGTGCCGCAGCGCGCGGAATTCCACCCGGAAATCGATACCGGCACGCACGTCGAACTGGTTTGCGACATGGCGGCGACACTCGCGCCGGGCAACGACCTGGTCGGTTTCGCCGCGCTGATCCATGACCTCGGCAAGGCGCTGACTCCGGAGGGCGAGCTGCCACGCCACGTGATGCATGAGCAACGCGGCATCGCGCCAGTGGTCGCGCTGTGCGAACGCCTGCGCGTCCCGAACGAGCACCGCGAACTCGCGGTCATCGCCTGCCGCGAGCATTTGAACGTGCACCGCATCGACGAGCTGAAACCCGCGACAGTGCACGAACTGTTCGCGCGCTGCGACGGTTTCCGCAAGCCTGCGCGGATCGCGCAACTCGCGACCGCGTGCGAAGCCGATGCGCGCGGTCGCGCGGGACTCGACGATTCGCCGTATCCGCAGGCCGGCATCCTGCGTCGCCTGCACGCTGCGACGCTGGCCGTGCGCAGCGCGGACGTGGCCGCCGGACTCCAAGGCTCTGCCGTCGGCGAAGCGCTGCGCAAGGCGCGGATCGCGGCGATCGCGAACGCGCGTTAG
- a CDS encoding integron integrase — protein MQYDRTAAAITGSRADAGRPRLLDEVRRRLRAKHYSLRTEQAYLYWIRRYIHANTMRHPREMGGMEVERFLSDLARRDRVAASTQNQALSALLFLYREVLALDLPWMENVVRAKRAPRLPVVLSRAETLALLHHLAGREALMAGLLYGSGLRLMECLRLRVKDVDMARGEITIREGKGGKDRKTVLPRTLRAALQAQLDGVRVLHARDLEAGFGAVSMPGALARKYRNAERDLGWQYVFPAARRACDPLDGREKRHHADESGLQRAVRAAARRAGIDKPASPHTLRHCFATHLLENGADIRTVQELLGHKDVCTTQVYTHVLNRGAGGVLSPLDR, from the coding sequence ATGCAATATGACCGCACGGCTGCAGCCATAACAGGTTCGCGGGCCGACGCTGGCAGGCCGCGCCTGTTGGACGAAGTTCGGCGCAGGTTGCGGGCAAAACACTACAGCCTGCGCACCGAACAGGCGTACCTGTACTGGATTCGCCGGTATATCCACGCCAACACGATGCGCCATCCGCGCGAAATGGGTGGCATGGAAGTCGAGCGATTCCTCTCGGACCTGGCGCGGAGGGACCGTGTTGCCGCCAGCACGCAGAACCAGGCGCTGTCGGCATTGTTGTTCCTGTACCGCGAAGTGCTGGCGCTGGATCTGCCGTGGATGGAGAACGTGGTACGGGCCAAGCGTGCGCCGCGTTTGCCGGTGGTGTTGTCGCGCGCGGAGACGCTGGCGTTGCTGCACCATCTGGCCGGGCGCGAGGCGTTGATGGCCGGGCTGCTCTATGGCAGCGGCTTGCGGTTGATGGAATGCCTGCGCCTGCGGGTCAAGGATGTGGACATGGCGCGCGGCGAAATCACCATCCGCGAGGGCAAGGGCGGCAAGGATCGTAAGACCGTGTTGCCGCGAACGCTGCGAGCCGCATTGCAGGCGCAGCTGGACGGCGTGCGCGTGCTGCATGCACGCGATCTGGAAGCCGGCTTCGGCGCGGTGTCGATGCCGGGCGCGCTGGCGCGGAAATACCGGAACGCGGAGCGCGATCTCGGCTGGCAATACGTGTTCCCTGCCGCGCGTCGTGCTTGCGATCCACTCGATGGACGCGAGAAACGCCATCATGCCGACGAAAGCGGATTGCAGCGCGCCGTGCGCGCGGCGGCGCGGCGCGCGGGCATCGACAAGCCGGCAAGCCCGCACACGCTGCGGCATTGCTTCGCCACGCACCTGCTGGAAAACGGCGCCGACATCCGCACGGTGCAGGAACTGCTGGGACACAAGGACGTGTGCACCACGCAGGTCTACACGCACGTATTGAATCGTGGCGCCGGCGGCGTGCTGAGCCCGCTGGATCGCTAA
- a CDS encoding VanZ family protein, which yields MWAGLWSLGIAAVVVASLLPAPDLPNLHVSDKSEHFTAYALLAAGAVQLFARRLSWLSVCIALALLGIGLEFAQGALTTTRTMDAADALANSLGVLAGLATSLTPWRDALLRFEPGR from the coding sequence TTGTGGGCTGGGTTGTGGTCGCTCGGCATCGCCGCGGTCGTGGTCGCTTCGTTGCTGCCGGCGCCGGACCTGCCGAACCTGCACGTGAGCGACAAGAGCGAGCACTTCACCGCCTACGCATTGCTGGCTGCCGGCGCGGTGCAGTTATTCGCGCGGCGGCTGTCGTGGTTGTCGGTGTGCATCGCGCTGGCGCTGTTGGGCATCGGCCTGGAGTTTGCCCAGGGCGCGCTCACCACCACCCGCACCATGGATGCCGCCGATGCGCTGGCCAACAGCCTGGGCGTGCTCGCCGGGCTGGCGACGTCGCTGACGCCGTGGCGGGACGCGTTGCTGCGTTTCGAACCTGGGCGCTGA
- a CDS encoding class I SAM-dependent methyltransferase encodes MSRMPVPDADALAHSEHLRKLLQEQIIAAGGAIPFSRFMELALYAPGLGYYSAGSHKFGMGGDFVTAPELGPLFAATVADAIAPVLQQLGQDAVMLELGGGSGAFAEVALKRLLALDALPSRYALLEPSADLRERQRERLQKRLPPLLFELVEWLDGPIAHEWNGVLFANEVIDALPTPRFTLRDGEVFEEHVALDGEGRFVRRDRPADSLLSAAVRHVERGLDAPFVDGYRSELLAQLPYWLQAVAGGLRSGAMLFVDYGHARGEYYQPQRSEGTLRAFRSHHVGDDPYAFPGLQDLTASVDFTALAEAGTGAGFDFAGYCSQASFLVGNGLMQRLAEAEERAKDDTAKLRLRQEAKQLTLPEAMGERFQAMGFSRDVEFGTAFLAGDLSHRL; translated from the coding sequence ATGTCCCGGATGCCCGTGCCCGACGCCGACGCCCTCGCCCACAGCGAGCACCTGCGCAAGCTGTTGCAGGAACAGATCATCGCCGCGGGTGGCGCGATCCCGTTCTCGCGCTTCATGGAACTCGCGCTGTACGCGCCCGGGCTCGGCTACTACAGCGCCGGTTCGCACAAGTTCGGCATGGGCGGCGATTTCGTCACCGCGCCCGAACTCGGACCCTTGTTCGCCGCGACGGTCGCCGACGCCATCGCGCCGGTGCTGCAGCAACTCGGCCAGGACGCGGTGATGCTCGAACTCGGCGGCGGCAGCGGCGCCTTCGCCGAAGTCGCGCTCAAGCGCCTGCTCGCGCTCGACGCGCTGCCGTCGCGCTACGCCCTGCTTGAACCCAGCGCCGACCTGCGCGAACGCCAGCGCGAACGCCTGCAGAAACGGCTTCCACCCTTGTTGTTCGAACTGGTGGAATGGCTCGACGGGCCGATCGCGCACGAATGGAACGGCGTGCTGTTCGCGAACGAGGTGATCGACGCGCTGCCGACGCCGCGCTTCACCCTGCGCGATGGCGAAGTATTCGAGGAACACGTCGCGCTCGATGGCGAAGGCCGCTTCGTGCGCCGCGATCGTCCCGCGGACTCACTGCTGTCTGCCGCGGTGCGGCATGTCGAACGCGGCCTCGATGCGCCTTTCGTCGACGGCTATCGTTCCGAGCTTCTGGCGCAGTTGCCGTACTGGCTGCAGGCGGTGGCGGGCGGCCTGCGCAGTGGCGCGATGCTGTTCGTCGATTACGGCCATGCGCGAGGCGAGTACTACCAGCCGCAACGCAGCGAAGGTACGTTGCGCGCGTTCCGCAGCCACCATGTCGGCGACGATCCGTATGCGTTCCCCGGATTGCAGGACCTGACCGCGTCGGTGGATTTCACCGCGCTGGCCGAAGCCGGAACCGGCGCCGGTTTCGATTTCGCCGGCTACTGTTCGCAAGCGAGTTTCCTGGTCGGCAACGGCCTGATGCAGCGGCTCGCCGAAGCCGAGGAACGCGCAAAGGACGACACCGCGAAACTGCGCCTGCGCCAGGAAGCGAAGCAGCTCACGCTGCCAGAAGCGATGGGCGAGCGCTTCCAGGCAATGGGGTTTTCGCGCGACGTGGAATTTGGGACGGCGTTTCTTGCCGGCGATCTGAGTCATCGACTGTGA
- a CDS encoding pteridine reductase, with protein MGETAPVALVTGSARRIGAAIARRLHAAGYDLALHYRDSESDAQALAAELETARAGSTFLLQADLAQFDRLPELVAKTLGHFGRLDALVNNASAFYPTAFGATTPAQWDALFAVNARAPFFLAQAAASHLASANGAIVNIADIYAERPLHGHAVYAMSKATLLHMTRALALELAPQVRVNAVSPGAILWPEGGKDADAQAALLARTPLGRIGTPQEIAEAALWLLRDARYCTGQALHVDGGRMLDA; from the coding sequence ATGGGCGAAACCGCACCCGTCGCACTCGTTACCGGCAGCGCGCGCCGCATCGGCGCGGCGATCGCGCGCCGCCTGCACGCCGCCGGTTACGACCTCGCCCTGCACTACCGCGATTCCGAAAGCGATGCGCAGGCACTAGCCGCGGAACTCGAAACCGCGCGCGCGGGCAGCACCTTTCTGCTGCAGGCAGACCTCGCGCAATTCGACCGCCTCCCGGAGCTGGTGGCGAAAACCCTCGGCCACTTCGGTCGGCTCGATGCGCTGGTCAACAACGCCTCGGCGTTTTACCCGACCGCGTTCGGCGCGACCACGCCGGCGCAATGGGACGCGCTGTTCGCGGTCAACGCGCGCGCGCCGTTCTTCCTCGCCCAGGCCGCGGCATCGCATCTCGCGAGCGCGAATGGCGCCATCGTCAACATTGCCGACATCTATGCCGAGCGCCCGCTGCACGGGCATGCGGTGTACGCGATGAGCAAGGCCACGCTGTTGCACATGACCCGCGCGCTGGCGCTGGAACTGGCGCCGCAGGTGCGCGTGAACGCGGTCTCGCCCGGCGCGATCCTGTGGCCCGAGGGCGGCAAGGATGCGGATGCGCAAGCCGCATTGCTCGCGCGCACGCCACTCGGGCGCATCGGGACACCGCAGGAAATCGCCGAAGCGGCGCTATGGCTACTGCGGGACGCGCGCTACTGCACCGGGCAGGCGCTGCATGTCGACGGCGGGCGGATGCTCGACGCCTGA
- a CDS encoding DUF6159 family protein codes for MGKFARSWALAKASLSILRSDKELLVFPLLSVLGVVLVAATFLLPLFGFGMLEHADRSDGVPLGFYILGFAFYLVQYFVVFFFTTALVGAAMVRLDGGDPTVGTGLRIAAGKWISILGYAAIAATVGMILRGIEQRAGIVGKVVAGFVGVAWTLATFLTVPVLVAQDVGPVEAVKESATLLKRTWGEGLIGNGGIGLIGGLAAFAVMLVGLALTGFLAKAGLGTAAIAVIALSVLAVVGIGLVQSALGGIYSAALYRYAVAGDAPAGFDGVLLRDAFQRKA; via the coding sequence ATGGGCAAGTTCGCGCGCAGCTGGGCGCTGGCCAAGGCCAGCCTGTCGATCCTGCGTTCCGATAAGGAACTGCTGGTGTTCCCGTTGTTGTCCGTGCTCGGCGTGGTGCTGGTCGCGGCGACCTTCCTGCTGCCATTGTTCGGCTTCGGCATGCTCGAACACGCCGACCGTAGCGATGGCGTGCCGCTCGGCTTCTACATCCTCGGCTTCGCGTTCTACCTGGTGCAGTACTTCGTGGTGTTCTTCTTCACCACCGCGCTGGTCGGTGCGGCGATGGTGCGCCTCGACGGCGGCGATCCCACCGTCGGCACCGGCCTGCGCATCGCCGCGGGCAAGTGGATATCCATCCTCGGCTATGCCGCGATCGCCGCGACCGTCGGCATGATCCTGCGCGGCATCGAACAGCGCGCCGGCATCGTCGGCAAGGTCGTCGCCGGCTTCGTCGGCGTGGCGTGGACGCTGGCCACTTTCCTCACCGTGCCGGTGCTGGTCGCGCAGGACGTCGGCCCGGTCGAGGCGGTGAAGGAAAGCGCGACCCTGCTCAAGCGCACCTGGGGCGAAGGCCTGATCGGCAACGGCGGCATCGGCCTGATCGGCGGACTCGCCGCGTTCGCAGTGATGCTGGTCGGGCTCGCGTTGACCGGATTCCTTGCCAAGGCCGGGCTCGGCACGGCGGCGATCGCGGTGATCGCGCTGTCGGTGCTGGCGGTGGTCGGCATCGGCCTCGTGCAGTCCGCGCTGGGCGGGATTTATTCCGCGGCCCTGTACCGCTACGCGGTCGCCGGCGATGCGCCGGCCGGCTTCGATGGCGTGCTGTTGCGCGACGCGTTCCAGCGCAAGGCCTGA
- the folK gene encoding 2-amino-4-hydroxy-6-hydroxymethyldihydropteridine diphosphokinase, which translates to MSLGSNIEPERNLRSAVEALRARFGNVRLSPVYRTRAVGFDGPDFLNAIAAIESDMHPFALNDWLHALEIAHGRDRRDKSYSDRPIDLDIIYFGKLVLEGPGDFMLPRPELRHAFVLKPLADIAPHFVDPVRGASLEELWEAHPEHDAPPQPVAIEL; encoded by the coding sequence ATCAGCCTCGGCAGCAACATCGAACCCGAGCGTAACCTGCGCAGCGCGGTCGAAGCCCTGCGCGCGCGCTTCGGGAACGTGCGGCTGTCGCCGGTGTACCGCACCCGCGCGGTCGGCTTCGACGGCCCGGATTTCCTCAATGCCATCGCCGCGATCGAAAGCGACATGCATCCGTTCGCACTCAACGATTGGTTGCACGCGCTGGAGATCGCCCACGGCCGCGATCGCCGCGACAAGTCCTACAGCGACCGCCCGATCGACCTGGACATCATCTACTTCGGCAAGCTGGTGCTGGAAGGGCCGGGCGATTTCATGCTGCCGCGGCCGGAACTGCGCCACGCCTTCGTGCTCAAGCCGCTGGCCGACATCGCGCCGCACTTCGTCGATCCGGTGCGCGGCGCCTCGCTCGAGGAGTTGTGGGAAGCGCACCCCGAGCACGATGCACCGCCACAACCAGTGGCGATCGAGTTGTAG